The DNA region ACAGTGTGACGGCGGGCTTTGGCGCGTCCCCCGGTCACTCGTATTTTGAAATGCTCTTCGCCAACCCCGAGGACGAATACCCGGAAATGCGCGGTGTCTGTCTTCGCAGCGTCCTCCCGAATCTCAAGCCGATGAATATCTCCGTTTCCGGGTCGGATTCGATTCAACATCGGAACGAACAGGTTGGCGAACTGAAACCCTTTCCGGAAGCTGAACTCGGAATCGTCGTCATGACGAGTGGCGGCAACGATCTCATTCATTGGTACGGACGCGGCTCGCCGAAAGAAGGTGCGATGTATGGTGCGGATTTCGCGCAGGCGCAGCCGTGGATCGAAAACTACCGCACCCGCCTGAATGAAATGTTGGACCGAATCACGTCCGCGTTCCCGGGCGGTTGTCACATCTTTCTCGCGAACATTTACGATCCCTCCGATGGCGTCGGTAACCCCGCCGCGGCGGGATTGCCGCCGTGGCCCGACATGCTCCGCATACACGATGCATACAACGGCGTCATTGCAGACGCCGCAGAAGCGCGAGACAATGTTCACCTTGTAGATATTCGCGCGGCATTTCTGGGGCACGGCGTACATTGTGTGCAATGGTGGCGCCCGCATTATCGGAAGGACGACCCTCACTACTGGTATTTCACCAATCTTGAGGATCCGAACGATCGCGGGTACGATGCGTTGCGAAGATTATTCTTGAACGAAATCGAGAAGGTAGTGCGAAAGCAGTTCGATGAACAACTCTCGAGTGGACAAATCCGGCGATGGCGAGTCGCTCGCAAATAATCCGTTTGCCGCGCTGGCGGGATTGAAGGGCGCGTTGCCGGATGCGCCGGCGCCG from Candidatus Hydrogenedentota bacterium includes:
- a CDS encoding SGNH/GDSL hydrolase family protein yields the protein MRSGKQRLYILVLAGILLIAGTLAYIRYFATFRFWLPPPVGDGAAGPSVAREPFEHPWTTGNVVLLGIGDSVTAGFGASPGHSYFEMLFANPEDEYPEMRGVCLRSVLPNLKPMNISVSGSDSIQHRNEQVGELKPFPEAELGIVVMTSGGNDLIHWYGRGSPKEGAMYGADFAQAQPWIENYRTRLNEMLDRITSAFPGGCHIFLANIYDPSDGVGNPAAAGLPPWPDMLRIHDAYNGVIADAAEARDNVHLVDIRAAFLGHGVHCVQWWRPHYRKDDPHYWYFTNLEDPNDRGYDALRRLFLNEIEKVVRKQFDEQLSSGQIRRWRVARK